Proteins found in one Anas platyrhynchos isolate ZD024472 breed Pekin duck chromosome 18, IASCAAS_PekinDuck_T2T, whole genome shotgun sequence genomic segment:
- the MAMDC4 gene encoding apical endosomal glycoprotein isoform X1, translated as MSGLVLLAALLLLDGAILSSRATVVNSCSSTAEHLCNFVCYCSDCSDENQCGYLGVSTVLGTPFTCDFEEGDCGWQDVSTTAYRWVRGQASLDKWGTGLHSDHTVGTDRGWFMVTVSPPAKATATAWLRSPVMQDVAATCEIWASYHLSGSRLNQTACPTLRLTMASRDKVVELWQSPQHGAEGWHQLVAYTGRITEQFQLTFALTQPPACGAVLALDDIVFRNCGLQTPAPGQQVCGAEESRCSQGSYLAPNRFCDGTDDCGDSSDETAQHCQNFNNCSFENGFCNWVEAGQMTWERNTSMKLGATYGIPTRDHSTNSAAGYFLHISSASAAGSSSTASMSTSIISSNSSCYLVLYCHLHGSATNSLSISYMTNSTEQLVRQRTGDTGNCWVRERVDFNVTESFKVLIKGVARSGGTVAIDDLILSPGCTPHLDPSPTALPRQDRASTCMAGEFTCDDGSCISSELACDFAKTCTDGSDEKLCGATTFEEGDGGWHDVSVGRLRWAIQRATEPRAIALAGAGAFLALQEGEGQMVAPAKARTPLLGPSGLACSMEMSYHIQSGPQGFLAVSVVDHTTGMSHLAWHVRGHGSMAWGHVHILLGERARPFQVELLGLVDLQDQADAAIDNVTFVQCDPNVVPPGATELSCNFETGLCGWYQDQTSDFQWVHSTGQGQGSDHTTGSGYFLAANPSAPWSRGQRAQLITYDQEPAATPRCLTFWYRLAGPQIGTLNLKLQLEGAEETVLWTQRGTQGSLWHRGLATLPATGQKRYRLAFEALRDGFVGDAALDDLLVTEGTCGAELSCSFEADTCGLTGSTQPTWLRQSNSTGTIAGPSADHTTGTAAGHYMVVSTSKGSLPMGHKATLTSAPYQPSAPAQCLAFWYQLSTGDPAQHASSLAGGPWAGSLSILVEDSGVLRKLFSMSTMEGDTWHRSQATVQADGDWKAIFEVVGAGGDHGYIALDDLHVSDGACPEPVSCDFELDMCGWSSPVDEHLHSFAWGWKSGVPLAKYPGPEQDHTLGTKNGHYVHFDTRVLGAGGTTAQLESQHLPATADSCLRFWYHMDIPEHLSDGELRVRLQSASGQRTAWTMAGHSSRGWQNGTVPVQSPSEFQIIFEITTRIWPMEGTVALDDIEYSTTGGCDSSPDTQGKEKSSRGFVAEVVLSILLVIIILALAVASGWYLLKRRGQGSRMSAESSTPQGFDNITFRDDKVIISPVQKERDED; from the exons ATGTCTGGGCTCGTGCTccttgcagccctgctgctgctgg ATGGGGCCATCCTCTCCAGCAGGGCCACTGTTGtcaacagctgcagcagcacggccGAGCACCTCTGCAACTTTGTGTGCTATTGCAGTGACTGCTCTGATGAGAACCAGTGTG ggtACCTGGGGGTCTCAACTGTGCTGGGCACCCCCTTCACCTGTGATTTCGAGGAAGGTGACTGCGGCTGGCAGGACGTGAGCACCACAGCTTACAGATGGGTGCGGGGCCAGGCCAGCCTGGACAAATGGGGCACGGGGCTCCACTCAGACCACACCGTGGGCACAGACAGGG GGTGGTTCATGGTGACAGTGTCCCCACCAGCAAAAGCCACAGCTACCGCCTGGCTCAGGTCACCCGTGATGCAGGACGTGGCTGCCACGTGCGAGATCTGGGCCTCGTACCACCTCTCTGGAAGCA GGCTCAACCAGACAGCGTGTCCGACGCTGCGCCTGACCATGGCATCCAGGGACAAGGTGGTGGAGCTGTGGCAGAGCCCCCAGCACGGAGCTGAGGGCTGGCACCAGCTGGTGGCGTACACGGGCCGGATCACGGAGCAGTTCCAG CTCACCTTCGCCCTGACGCAGCCACCCGCGTGTGGGGCAGTGCTGGCACTCGATGACATTGTCTTCAGGAACTGTGGCTTGCAGA ccccagcacccggGCAGCAGGTCTGCGGGGCGGAGGAGAGCAGATGCAGCCAGGGCTCCTACCTGGCACCGAACCGCTTCTGCGATGGCACTGACGACTGCGGGGACAGCTCGGATGAGACTGCGCAGCATTGCC AGAACTTCAACAACTGCTCCTTTGAGAATGGTTTCTGCAACTGGGTGGAGGCTGGACAGATGACATGGGAGAGGAACACAAGCATGAAGTTGGGTGCCACATACGGCATCCCCACCCGGGACCACAGCACAAACAGCGCAGCAG GCTATTTCCTCCATATCAGCAGTGCCTCAGCTGCGGGgtccagcagcacggccagcatGAGCACTTCCATCATCTCCTCCAACAGCTCCTGCTAC CTTGTGCTGTACTGCCACCTCCATGGCTCAGCCACCAACAGCCTCAGCATCTCCTACATGACCAACTCCACTGAGCAACTGGTGAGACAGAGGACAGGGGACACAGGCAACTGCTGGGTCCGGGAGAGAGTGGACTTCAATGTGACAGAGAGCTTCAAG GTGCTGATCAAGGGGGTGGCCAGAAGTGGAGGGACTGTGGCCATCGATGACCTGATCCTGTCTCCAGGCTGTACTCCACATCTGG ATCCATCTCCGACGGCGCTGCCACGCCAGGACCGTGCCAGCACCTGCATGGCCGGGGAGTTCACCTGCGATGATGGTAGCTGCATCAGCAGCGAGCTGGCCTGTGACTTTGCCAAGACGTGCACTGATGGCTCCGATGAGAAACTCTGTG GAGCCACCACCTTTGAGGAAGGGGACGGAGGTTGGCATGATGTCAGTGTGGGCCGGCTGCGCTGGGCCATACAGAGGGCCACCGAGCCCAGAGCCATCGCCCTCGCGGGAGCAG GGGCTTTCCTGGCCCTCcaggaaggagaaggacaaaTGGTGGCTCCTGCAAAGGCACGCACGCCTCTGCTGGGCCCCTCTGGCCTGgcctgcagcatggagatgagCTACCACATCCAGAGCGGCCCCCAAG GCTTCCTCGCTGTCAGCGTCGTGGACCACACCACAGGCATGAGCCACCTGGCCTGGCACGTGCGGGGTCACGGCAGCATGGCCTGGGGACATGTCCACATCCTGCTGGGAGAGAGGGCCCGGCCCTTCCAG GtcgagctgctggggctggtggaCCTGCAGGACCAAGCAGACGCTGCCATTGACAACGTGACATTTGTGCAGTGTGACCCCAATGTGGTGCCCCCAGGGGCCACAG AGCTTTCCTGCAACTTCGAGACAGGCCTGTGTGGCTGGTACCAGGATCAGACCAGCGACTTCCAGTGGGtccacagcacagggcaggggcagggctctGACCACACCACTGGTTCTG GCTATTTTCTGGCCGCGAACCCCTCGGCACCATGGAGCCGTGGTCAGCGTGCACAGCTCATCACCTACGACCAGGAGCCTGCCGCCACCCCACGCTGCCTCACCTTCTGGTACCGCCTGGCTGGCCCACAGATCG GCACCCTGAACCtcaagctgcagctggagggagCAGAGGAAACGGTGCTGTGGACCCAGCGGGGGACCCAGGGCAGTCTCTGGCACCGGGGACTGGCAACGCTCCCTGCCACGGGACAGAAACGCTACCGG CTGGCCTTCGAGGCCCTGCGGGACGGCTTTGTGGGTGATGCAGCGCTGGATGACCTGTTGGTGACAGAGGGCACCTGTGGAGCCGAGCTCTCCTGCTCCTTTGAGGCAGACACCTGTGGGCTGACGGGCAGCACACAGCCGACATGGCTGCGGCAGAGCAACAGCACCGGCACCATCGCTGGCCCCTCAGCTGACCACACCACCGGCACTGCTGCAG GGCATTACATGGTGGTGAGCACCAGCAAGGGCTCCCTGCCCATGGGGCACAAGGCGACCCTCACCTCTGCGCCATACCAGCCCTCTGCACCTGCCCAGTGCCTGGCCTTCTGGTACCAGCTGAGCACTGGAGACCCAG CACAGCATGCATCCAGCCTCGCGGGGGGTCCCTGGGCAGGGTCTCTCAGCATCCTTGTGGAGGACAGCGGGGTGTTGAGGAAGCTGTTCAGCATGAGCACAATGGAAGGGGACACCTGGCACCGCAGCCAAGCCACTGTCCAGGCGGATGGGGACTGGAAG GCAATATTTGAAGTGGTAGGAGCCGGGGGTGACCATGGGTACATCGCGCTGGATGACCTGCATGTGTCGGATGGAGCCTGCCCTGAGCCAG TATCCTGTGACTTCGAGCTGGACATGTGTGGCTGGAGCAGCCCTGTTGATGAGCACCTGCACAGCTTCGCCTGGGGCTGGAAAAGTGGGGTTCCCCTGGCCAAATACCCCGGCCCTGAGCAGGATCACACTCTGGGCACAAAAAATG GTCACTATGTGCACTTTGACACCCGcgtgctgggggcagggggcaccACTGCCCAGCTGGAGAGCCAGCACCTGCCTGCCACTGCCGATTCCTGCCTGCGCTTCTGGTACCACATGGACATCCCAGAGCACCTCT CTGACGGGGAGCTGCGGGTGAGGCTGCAGAGTGCATCAGGGCAGCGCACAGCCTGGACCATGGCAGGACACTCAAGCCGGGGCTGGCAGAACGGCACAGTGCCTGTGCAGAGCCCCAGTGAGTTCCAG ATTATCTTTGAGATCACCACGCGGATATGGCCAATGGAGGGGACCGTGGCACTAGATGATATTGAGTACAGTACCACTGGAGGCTGTGATTCCAGCCCGGACACACAGGGGAAAG AGAAGTCTTCCCGTGGCTTTGTGGCAGAAGTGGTGCTCAGCATTCTGCTGGTCATCATCATCCTGGCACTGGCAGTGGCCAGTGGCTGGTACTTGCTGAAGAGGAGAGGACAGGGGAGCAGGATgtcagcagagagcagcactcCGCAGGGCTTCGACAACATCACTTTTCGAGAT GACAAGGTCATTATATCGCCAGTGCAGAAAGAGAGGGATGAAGATTGA
- the PHPT1 gene encoding 14 kDa phosphohistidine phosphatase — protein MAAEAAAAALGRVADVEIDGGGVFKYVLLRVRPRHAGTAAAAKEVVRGHGWAEYHADIYDKAAAELERQGFDCECLGGGRISHQQEQKKIHVYGYSVGFGRAKHSVTTEKLKAKYPDYEITWADEGY, from the exons AtggcggcggaggcggcggcggcggcgctggggcGCGTGGCGGACGTGGAGATCGACGGCGGCGGCGTCTTCAAGTACGTGCTGCTCAGGGTGCGCCCCCGCCACGCCGGCACCGCCGCGGCCGCGAAGGAGGTGGTGCGGGGCCACGGCTGGGCCGAGTACCACG CCGATATATACGACAAGGCGGCGGCGGAGCTGGAGCGGCAGGGCTTCGACTGCGAGTGCCTGGGGGGCGGCCGCATctcccaccagcaggagcagaagAAGATCCACGTCTACGGATACTCGGTG gGCTTTGGGCGAGCAAAGCACTCGGTGACTACAGAGAAGCTGAAAGCAAAGTATCCGGACTACGAGATCACTTGGGCAGACGAAGGCTATTGA
- the MAMDC4 gene encoding apical endosomal glycoprotein isoform X2 has product MSGLVLLAALLLLDGAILSSRATVVNSCSSTAEHLCNFVCYCSDCSDENQCGYLGVSTVLGTPFTCDFEEGDCGWQDVSTTAYRWVRGQASLDKWGTGLHSDHTVGTDRGWFMVTVSPPAKATATAWLRSPVMQDVAATCEIWASYHLSGSRLNQTACPTLRLTMASRDKVVELWQSPQHGAEGWHQLVAYTGRITEQFQLTFALTQPPACGAVLALDDIVFRNCGLQTPAPGQQVCGAEESRCSQGSYLAPNRFCDGTDDCGDSSDETAQHCQNFNNCSFENGFCNWVEAGQMTWERNTSMKLGATYGIPTRDHSTNSAAGYFLHISSASAAGSSSTASMSTSIISSNSSCYLVLYCHLHGSATNSLSISYMTNSTEQLVRQRTGDTGNCWVRERVDFNVTESFKVLIKGVARSGGTVAIDDLILSPGCTPHLDPSPTALPRQDRASTCMAGEFTCDDGSCISSELACDFAKTCTDGSDEKLCGATTFEEGDGGWHDVSVGRLRWAIQRATEPRAIALAGAGAFLALQEGEGQMVAPAKARTPLLGPSGLACSMEMSYHIQSGPQGFLAVSVVDHTTGMSHLAWHVRGHGSMAWGHVHILLGERARPFQVELLGLVDLQDQADAAIDNVTFVQCDPNVVPPGATELSCNFETGLCGWYQDQTSDFQWVHSTGQGQGSDHTTGSGYFLAANPSAPWSRGQRAQLITYDQEPAATPRCLTFWYRLAGPQIGTLNLKLQLEGAEETVLWTQRGTQGSLWHRGLATLPATGQKRYRLAFEALRDGFVGDAALDDLLVTEGTCGAELSCSFEADTCGLTGSTQPTWLRQSNSTGTIAGPSADHTTGTAAGHYMVVSTSKGSLPMGHKATLTSAPYQPSAPAQCLAFWYQLSTGDPGSLSILVEDSGVLRKLFSMSTMEGDTWHRSQATVQADGDWKAIFEVVGAGGDHGYIALDDLHVSDGACPEPVSCDFELDMCGWSSPVDEHLHSFAWGWKSGVPLAKYPGPEQDHTLGTKNGHYVHFDTRVLGAGGTTAQLESQHLPATADSCLRFWYHMDIPEHLSDGELRVRLQSASGQRTAWTMAGHSSRGWQNGTVPVQSPSEFQIIFEITTRIWPMEGTVALDDIEYSTTGGCDSSPDTQGKEKSSRGFVAEVVLSILLVIIILALAVASGWYLLKRRGQGSRMSAESSTPQGFDNITFRDDKVIISPVQKERDED; this is encoded by the exons ATGTCTGGGCTCGTGCTccttgcagccctgctgctgctgg ATGGGGCCATCCTCTCCAGCAGGGCCACTGTTGtcaacagctgcagcagcacggccGAGCACCTCTGCAACTTTGTGTGCTATTGCAGTGACTGCTCTGATGAGAACCAGTGTG ggtACCTGGGGGTCTCAACTGTGCTGGGCACCCCCTTCACCTGTGATTTCGAGGAAGGTGACTGCGGCTGGCAGGACGTGAGCACCACAGCTTACAGATGGGTGCGGGGCCAGGCCAGCCTGGACAAATGGGGCACGGGGCTCCACTCAGACCACACCGTGGGCACAGACAGGG GGTGGTTCATGGTGACAGTGTCCCCACCAGCAAAAGCCACAGCTACCGCCTGGCTCAGGTCACCCGTGATGCAGGACGTGGCTGCCACGTGCGAGATCTGGGCCTCGTACCACCTCTCTGGAAGCA GGCTCAACCAGACAGCGTGTCCGACGCTGCGCCTGACCATGGCATCCAGGGACAAGGTGGTGGAGCTGTGGCAGAGCCCCCAGCACGGAGCTGAGGGCTGGCACCAGCTGGTGGCGTACACGGGCCGGATCACGGAGCAGTTCCAG CTCACCTTCGCCCTGACGCAGCCACCCGCGTGTGGGGCAGTGCTGGCACTCGATGACATTGTCTTCAGGAACTGTGGCTTGCAGA ccccagcacccggGCAGCAGGTCTGCGGGGCGGAGGAGAGCAGATGCAGCCAGGGCTCCTACCTGGCACCGAACCGCTTCTGCGATGGCACTGACGACTGCGGGGACAGCTCGGATGAGACTGCGCAGCATTGCC AGAACTTCAACAACTGCTCCTTTGAGAATGGTTTCTGCAACTGGGTGGAGGCTGGACAGATGACATGGGAGAGGAACACAAGCATGAAGTTGGGTGCCACATACGGCATCCCCACCCGGGACCACAGCACAAACAGCGCAGCAG GCTATTTCCTCCATATCAGCAGTGCCTCAGCTGCGGGgtccagcagcacggccagcatGAGCACTTCCATCATCTCCTCCAACAGCTCCTGCTAC CTTGTGCTGTACTGCCACCTCCATGGCTCAGCCACCAACAGCCTCAGCATCTCCTACATGACCAACTCCACTGAGCAACTGGTGAGACAGAGGACAGGGGACACAGGCAACTGCTGGGTCCGGGAGAGAGTGGACTTCAATGTGACAGAGAGCTTCAAG GTGCTGATCAAGGGGGTGGCCAGAAGTGGAGGGACTGTGGCCATCGATGACCTGATCCTGTCTCCAGGCTGTACTCCACATCTGG ATCCATCTCCGACGGCGCTGCCACGCCAGGACCGTGCCAGCACCTGCATGGCCGGGGAGTTCACCTGCGATGATGGTAGCTGCATCAGCAGCGAGCTGGCCTGTGACTTTGCCAAGACGTGCACTGATGGCTCCGATGAGAAACTCTGTG GAGCCACCACCTTTGAGGAAGGGGACGGAGGTTGGCATGATGTCAGTGTGGGCCGGCTGCGCTGGGCCATACAGAGGGCCACCGAGCCCAGAGCCATCGCCCTCGCGGGAGCAG GGGCTTTCCTGGCCCTCcaggaaggagaaggacaaaTGGTGGCTCCTGCAAAGGCACGCACGCCTCTGCTGGGCCCCTCTGGCCTGgcctgcagcatggagatgagCTACCACATCCAGAGCGGCCCCCAAG GCTTCCTCGCTGTCAGCGTCGTGGACCACACCACAGGCATGAGCCACCTGGCCTGGCACGTGCGGGGTCACGGCAGCATGGCCTGGGGACATGTCCACATCCTGCTGGGAGAGAGGGCCCGGCCCTTCCAG GtcgagctgctggggctggtggaCCTGCAGGACCAAGCAGACGCTGCCATTGACAACGTGACATTTGTGCAGTGTGACCCCAATGTGGTGCCCCCAGGGGCCACAG AGCTTTCCTGCAACTTCGAGACAGGCCTGTGTGGCTGGTACCAGGATCAGACCAGCGACTTCCAGTGGGtccacagcacagggcaggggcagggctctGACCACACCACTGGTTCTG GCTATTTTCTGGCCGCGAACCCCTCGGCACCATGGAGCCGTGGTCAGCGTGCACAGCTCATCACCTACGACCAGGAGCCTGCCGCCACCCCACGCTGCCTCACCTTCTGGTACCGCCTGGCTGGCCCACAGATCG GCACCCTGAACCtcaagctgcagctggagggagCAGAGGAAACGGTGCTGTGGACCCAGCGGGGGACCCAGGGCAGTCTCTGGCACCGGGGACTGGCAACGCTCCCTGCCACGGGACAGAAACGCTACCGG CTGGCCTTCGAGGCCCTGCGGGACGGCTTTGTGGGTGATGCAGCGCTGGATGACCTGTTGGTGACAGAGGGCACCTGTGGAGCCGAGCTCTCCTGCTCCTTTGAGGCAGACACCTGTGGGCTGACGGGCAGCACACAGCCGACATGGCTGCGGCAGAGCAACAGCACCGGCACCATCGCTGGCCCCTCAGCTGACCACACCACCGGCACTGCTGCAG GGCATTACATGGTGGTGAGCACCAGCAAGGGCTCCCTGCCCATGGGGCACAAGGCGACCCTCACCTCTGCGCCATACCAGCCCTCTGCACCTGCCCAGTGCCTGGCCTTCTGGTACCAGCTGAGCACTGGAGACCCAG GGTCTCTCAGCATCCTTGTGGAGGACAGCGGGGTGTTGAGGAAGCTGTTCAGCATGAGCACAATGGAAGGGGACACCTGGCACCGCAGCCAAGCCACTGTCCAGGCGGATGGGGACTGGAAG GCAATATTTGAAGTGGTAGGAGCCGGGGGTGACCATGGGTACATCGCGCTGGATGACCTGCATGTGTCGGATGGAGCCTGCCCTGAGCCAG TATCCTGTGACTTCGAGCTGGACATGTGTGGCTGGAGCAGCCCTGTTGATGAGCACCTGCACAGCTTCGCCTGGGGCTGGAAAAGTGGGGTTCCCCTGGCCAAATACCCCGGCCCTGAGCAGGATCACACTCTGGGCACAAAAAATG GTCACTATGTGCACTTTGACACCCGcgtgctgggggcagggggcaccACTGCCCAGCTGGAGAGCCAGCACCTGCCTGCCACTGCCGATTCCTGCCTGCGCTTCTGGTACCACATGGACATCCCAGAGCACCTCT CTGACGGGGAGCTGCGGGTGAGGCTGCAGAGTGCATCAGGGCAGCGCACAGCCTGGACCATGGCAGGACACTCAAGCCGGGGCTGGCAGAACGGCACAGTGCCTGTGCAGAGCCCCAGTGAGTTCCAG ATTATCTTTGAGATCACCACGCGGATATGGCCAATGGAGGGGACCGTGGCACTAGATGATATTGAGTACAGTACCACTGGAGGCTGTGATTCCAGCCCGGACACACAGGGGAAAG AGAAGTCTTCCCGTGGCTTTGTGGCAGAAGTGGTGCTCAGCATTCTGCTGGTCATCATCATCCTGGCACTGGCAGTGGCCAGTGGCTGGTACTTGCTGAAGAGGAGAGGACAGGGGAGCAGGATgtcagcagagagcagcactcCGCAGGGCTTCGACAACATCACTTTTCGAGAT GACAAGGTCATTATATCGCCAGTGCAGAAAGAGAGGGATGAAGATTGA
- the EDF1 gene encoding endothelial differentiation-related factor 1, translating to MAESDWDTVTVLRKKGPSAAQAKSKQAILAAQRRGEDVETSKKWAAGQNKQHFITKNTAKLDRETEELHHDRVPLEVGKVIQQGRQSKGMTQKDLATKINEKPQVIADYESGRAIPNNQVMGKIERAIGLKLRGKDIGKPLETGPKGK from the exons ATGGCGGAGAGCGACTGGGACACGGTGACGGTGCTGCGCAAGAAGGGCCCCAGCGCGGCACAGGCCAAGTCCAAGCAG GCGATCCTGGCAGCGCAGCGGCGGGGCGAGGACGTGGAGACCTCCAAGAAGT GGGCAGCAggccaaaacaaacaacactttATTACAAAGAACACAGCCAAGCTCGACCGAGAAACAGAAGAGCTGCACCATGACAGAGTTCCCCTGGAGGTGGGCAAAGTAATCCAGCAGGGTCGGCAGAGCAAGGGCATGACGCAGAAGGACTTGGCCACA AAAATCAATGAAAAACCACAAGTTATTGCTGACTACGAATCAGGAAGAGCAATCCCCAATAATCAGGTTATGGGCAAGATTGAAAGAGCCATTG GCCTTAAACTGCGTGGGAAGGATATTGGAAAACCACTCGAAACTGGCCCCAAAGGGAAGTGA